AGTTTTTCTTTATCATCCGCATACTTCTTACTAAGATACTTAGATGCAGCCCACACTCTCCACCATTTCATCTCCTTGGTGTCCTTCATGGATCTTTTCAATTTTTTGTCGGCAACCAAGGAATTTCCATCAATCTCAATAAATTTAATTTTAACCTTTTTTCCTTTCGATATATAAATTTTTAGATCAACGCTATTGGGGGTGGAAGAATCCGGAACTTCTTTGATTGTGACCTTACAATTGGAATGGCCTTTATCAAAGTAAAACTCTTTAATAGTATTGGTAGTGGCCATAATTAAATTGTCTGTAACCACCTTTCCTTTAACCAATTTCACTTTATCGCGAATATCATCCTGATCGGATTTTTTTACACCGGTAAAGCTATAGTTACGAAGCCTAGGCCTTTCGGTAACTGCAATTTCGAGGAAAATAAAACTTCCTTGAATTTTGGTAACAAGGATTTTAACATCTGAAAACAAACCTTGTTTCCAGAGATTTTCAATTGCCTTAGCCAACTTATCACCTGGAACCTGAATTCGTTCACCTTCACTTAAACCAGAAAGCAGTTTAAGTACATTTTTATCCAAGTGTTTAGTTCCTTCAATATTAATTCCGCCGATTTCATATTCTTTTGGTTTAGAATATTCTACGGTACCGGTTGGACTTTTCCCATCACCCTGTGCAAGGGTACTCAAGTTTCCGCCAAGGAAAACCAACCCAAGTAAGAAAAAGAACAAACTACTTAACTTGTTCACTGGTTTTTCCAAATCTACGTTCACGGTTTTGATAATCAAGGATAGCTTCATAAAGTTCGGCACGATTAAAATCGGGCCAAAGAGTTTCTGTAAAATAAAATTCAGCGTAGGATAGCTGCCAGAGTAAAAAGTTACTGATTCGGTGTTCACCACTGGTACGAATCATTAATTCAGGATCAGGCATTCCATTGGTGCAAAGATGCTTTTCAAACAATTGTTCTGTTATGTTTTCCAAGGAAATTTCAGAATTTTTAACTGCTTGAGCTACCTCTTTAACTGCTTTTATGATTTCCCATTTACTACTATAACTTAGTGCCAACACCAAAGTCATTCGAGTATTATTCTTGGTATTTTCAACAGCTTGCATCAATTCTTTCCTGGTTTCTGTTGGAAGAGAGTCCAAATTTCCAATAGCTTGAAGCCTGATATTATTTTTATTGAGCGTTTTGGTTTCAGAATGAATCGTTTTAACCAACAACTTCATTAAGGCATTCACTTCAAATTTTGGTCGATTCCAGTTCTCGGTAGAAAAGGCATAAAGTGTTAAATACTCTACACCTAATTCTGCACAAGCTTCGGTAGTTTCCCTAACCGATCTAACTCCATTCTCATGACCAAATGTTCTGATTCTACCTTGCTTTTTTGCCCATCTGCCATTTCCATCCATCACGATTGCAATATGCCTTGGCAACCGTTTCAGGTCGATTTGGGCTTTCAAATCTTGTTCCATTCCAACCTTACCTATTTAATAGGCCTCTTTCGTTTTAGTATGCTTATAGGCCGCACATCTATCCGGCCTTGATTTAATATTATATGAAATGGTTAATCCCGCAAAAGAATACCAATCTTTTGTTTTTGGATTACCTCGTTGTCTTCCGATATTAGAAACATTAGGTTCATCCGGGTCAGGAATTGTCCGATCAGAAAATGCAGCGGAAACAGCACCATATTGTGCCGCCAATTTTACAGGATCAGCATAATTACCACTTACATCATCCAAATAATCTGTAAAGGTTTTTCTCATTCCCCACTCCAAGCCTATTAATAATCGTTCAGTAAGGTTCATTTTAAAACCAATTCCAAAAGGGATACCAACCTGAGTTAAGGAATACTTCTTCAACTGATTGTCTGGAGTATTTTGGCCTTCGGTACCTAAGGGTTGCAAGGCATAAGTGCCACCTTGAACAAACCTGGCAACACCATCTGAAAAAATATAGGTACTATCTTGTATGGTACCTTTAGGATTAAACTTAAATAAACAAATCCCACCAAACATATAAGGAGTAAATGGTGTTTTTGTATCACCGGGTCTAAATCTCAAAAAATTAAGTTCCAGTGTAGCTGAGAAATCAGCAACTACCGATTTGAAACTTAAATTTCTTGAAATTTGAGCAGGATCTGAGCTCATTGCATCATCAGCTTTTATCCAGCCAATATTCACGCTACCTTTTACTGCCCAATGCCAATTTAGATTATATCTGGCAAAGATACCAAAGGCCGGTTGAGAAAATTTAAAAACCCCTTTTGGATTTAAATCTCCCAAATAGAAAGAAGTTCCACCAAACAGGCCAACCTCAGTGCGTTGAGCTTTTAACAACATAAATGGAAAAACCAAAAACGCAATCAAAAAAATCCTTTTCATTCGAGTTTAAGTGCAATCGATAGGAGACAAATTAGAATTTTGGCAATCCTTTACGTGTTGATTTTAAGCGATAGTTTACTGAGAAATTAAGAAACATATACGAATCTAAGTCGGTTGGGTCGCCTCGTTGTTGATTCGGACAAGTTTGACAATTTTCAATCCCATCCGGAGAAGCGTGATAAACATCACCGGCATAGTTAATTTTGGTGCCAAGGCTAGGGTCTGACAAATCAGCGGAGGCATCGCCGAACTGATCTCTCAACATACTTTTATCGAAATAAGTTGTTGAAACATCATCAATGTAATCGGTGAATGTTTTCCGAATTCCATATTCCATTCCAATGCTAATTTGTTTATTCACATTGTAACGAACTCCCAAACCATAAGGAATTACCAATTGAACAGGGGAATAGGCTGGTCTTGAATCAACTAATGTTTGACCTTCCGTATGCAAAGGACGCAAAGAATACCATTTACCATCCAGTTTACCTCTTGGATTAAACCACATACCGCCAATTCCAACAAATCCATAGAAATACACTTCGCTGCCTTTTTTACCGCGACCTTTCACCCTTCTAACTTTATATCGGCTTCCTATACTTTCTCTCATCCAAGAAAACTCTAATTGAATATCCAACTCAACAACGGGGGACCGAAACATTAAATTGCGATTATTTCTATATTTTTCCTGAGTTAGCCTATCCTCTCCTCTTAGACGGGCATATAATAACTGACCTCTCAATGCAGTAAATTCAGTAAGTTTATAACGCATACCAACGCCCAAAACATACCTGGTCATCGCTATCTCTAAGTCTTTATAATAATTTGTCCCTATTTGATTAGCTCCACCTAACTCACCAAGGAAGTTACTGGCACCTAAAATGAAACTAGCCTCATAACGTTGACGTTTCCAACGCTGAGCTTGGGTTTCGGTTGATAAAGAAACACCTACGACTATAGCTGCCAATAAAGGTAGAAGTACTCTTTTTGTCATGGCCTAAAATTAATTACTCGTTTGCTAAAACAGCAAAAGTAATCAAAAAATCCTGACACTTACAAATTAATGGCCGAATGGAAATAAGATAATATAAACTACCTCTTTTCCAGTCTCCAACCAACATCTAAAATACAAGGCAATGGGTCTACGCGCATGGCTTGCTCGATTTCAAAAGTATAAGTACCCTTCTGCGGAAATCGAACATTCTTTTTGAATAAAATTCGGTTATCCCAAATATCTCCTAATCCGTCACCAAGCCATTGACCTTTCTCATTCGCTAATATACACTCCAATGTATCTTTGGCTTGCTTTCCATTAGGGAAAGTAGTATTCACAAACAAAAAAATATTATTATAAGGATAACAACTTGAATTTCGCAAGTTCAGGTAAACATCCGTATTTTGAAGGGTATCTTCAATTACTACAGAAAACTTAGGCTTTTGAGCAATTTTCCATTGGCTTCCTTCTATTTCTTGATTTTCATCAAACATTGCCGGATTTCTGCAAGAACCCAATAAAACAAATGTACAAGAACTTAATATCAACCATTTTCTCATTTTCCAACCGTTTATTTGGCATATTGTGCATTTACTTCATCCGAAGTTGGCAACAACAATTCTGTATTATTAGATGGTCTTACCCATTTCAAAATCTTCCCAGTGCCAACACAGGCATAGGCCGAAACACTATCCTTAGGTGCTAGTTTTTTAAAGGAATAATATCTCCACCTTTTAGTATTTTCTTGCACACAAACCACCGCATCAATGGTTTCATCACAAGTATTCCTTAAATATACTTTGTAGGTATCTTTAGCCATCTGACAGCTATTACAGGTCTCTCCCCAATTGAACCGGTACTTAACCAAACAATTGTTCCATTTATCATCCTGAGGAAAGTTCTTAAAGGATTGCAATACAAAGAAACCCAGCATAAGCAAGGTGAATGCGGAAGTAATTTTCTTAACCATGGAAAATTTTTACGAAAGTAATTTAGTTCCGTTGCAAAATTCAAGCCAGTAAAAGTAATTTTGCCCACAATTGTGTGTTAGCCAATGAAAAAATATTTTCAAAAAGGATGGAATTATCTCTGGAAGGGTTTATTACTGTTTTTTGTTTCAACCACTTTGGTGACAATCATTTACCGATTTGTCCCCATACCTCTTACTCCACTTATGGTAATTCGATTAGTTGAACAAGGCTTCAATGGAGAACCACTAAAATTAAAAAAAGACTGGGTAAGTTATGAAGAGATTTCTCATCACATGCCCCTAGCGGTGGTAGCATCTGAAGATCAATTGTTCTTAGACCATTATGGCTTTGATCTGAAAGCAATAGAAAAAGCCATCAAAAACAACAAAAAGAAACGCAAAAAAACCATCAAAGGCGGAAGTACTATTAGTCAACAAACCGCCAAAAATGTTTTCCTTTGGCAAGGTAGAACCTGGCTGAGAAAAGGATTAGAAGTTTATTTTACTCTTCTAATCGAAACCTTTTGGAGCAAAGAGCGGATACTGGAAGTTTATTTGAATGTGATTGAAATGGGTAATGGCATTTATGGTGTTGAAGCAGCATCTGAAACTTATTTCCACAAACATGCTTCTAATTTAAATGCAGGCGAATGTGCTGCTATTGCTGCTATTTTACCCAATCCAAGAAAATGGAGTCCCAAGAAACCTAACGGCTACATTAGCAGAAGAAAAAGTTGGATTTTAAGGAACATGCGTAATATTGAAATACTCGAATTTGAGGAAGAATCAACCAAGGAGTAATTCCAAATCCACCGAAGAATTCAACTTTTCAGAACACTTAAACCAATTTTATTTTATAAATAGTCCAAAGGCAATTTATAAATTTAGATTGGTAAATGCCGAGGATACAGAATGTTAGGCCAATTTTTTCAAATAAAATTAATACATAAAATTGGACTAAACATAATGTCCATTCGGTATTGCATGGAATAGCGGAATCATTGCCTGGAGCTTTCTGAATTAATACACTCTTTAGGATAGACTTTTTATTAAAATTCCTTGTATGCGGGCCCCTTCCGCCCAATTCTATTTTATGCTAAACCCAAACAGCCTGCACGGGCTTCAGGTCACGCTATCGGCTGTAGTCCAAGCCCACTCCGCTAAACGCTGCGTTGGCTTGGAGCTACTTGCCTCTATCGTTGCCCGAGGCGCAATCTATTAGTGTATTTTCTAATCCGACTATTCACGGTATCTATTAGGTTTCTGCAAGTAATTCATGGTGTTTTAACCCAAAATTGTCATAAGTAATTTTAAACTACATTTCGAGACAAGTGTTAGTGAGGTTTTCAAGTAATCTTTACCGAGAGAACATTATGTAATATCAATTTATATATTAATTTTCTTTTGAAAAATTGTTATAACATAATGTATCCTCGGCACTAACTATCACTAGCTCGGGGTTAACCCGAATCTTCCCACATCCCATCGCAGTTGTCATTTGTTCACTTCGTTTCAAATGACAATTTCGGCATAAAGGCAAGGGTTCTAGTCAAACTTTTAAGTGAATAAACAGGGAACTTTTCTGAAATCAAAAACCGCCCTCAAATCCTTGTATTGGAAATAGTTGGAAGCCCAAATTGAATTCTTAAGCAGATGTTGAGCAAAAAATCCTTCCAACTAGTTAAAATAATTGACGACTTAAATCCTGAATAAAAATGATTGGAGGGTGTTTCATCAAACACTACTTAGGCAATTGCAAAAAAAGCTTCAGACTTGGATTAAGGCAAAAATTGAGATTTATCCATGCCAAGCCATTCTAAGGCAGTTTTATGCAATAGCCATTCTTTTTCTTCGGTAGTAAAAGCCATTTTTTTAATCATGGAACCAGGCACCTCTTCTCCTAAAGGAAATGGATAATCCGACCCTAAACAAACCTTTTTAAAACCAACCATTTCGACTAAAAATTCGAGTGTTTTTGGATCATGTACCAAGCTATCAAAGTAAATTCTTTCCAAGTACTTTCTGGGATTGGTAGGGTTGTCAATAGCCACCAAATCAGGCCGACAATGAAATCCATGTTCAATTCTACCCAAGGTTGCAGGAAAGGAACCTCCACCGTGAGCAAAGGCAAGCTTTAGTTTTGGAAACTTCTCCAACACCCCACCAAAAAGCAATGAGCAAATGGCACGACTAGTTTCAGCAGGCATGCCAACAAGCCAAGGTAGCCAGTACTTTTTCATTTCTGTTTCACCCATCATTTCCCAAGGATGGATAAAAATAGCAGCACCCATTTTTTCTGCCATCTCCCAAACCGGATAGAATTTAGGCTCATTCAAATTTTCTTGATTAACGTTTGATCCTATTTGAACTCCCCTTAATCCAATCTCCATGCAACGTTTTAATTCCTTACTTGCCATGCCCGGATCTTGCATTGGAATAGTACCCAATCCAACAAATCTTTTGGGATTGGCCCTAACTATCTCGGCAATATGATTATTCAAGAACCTACTAATTTCTAAACCATCTACTGGCTTTGCCCAATAACTAAACATTACCGGAATGGTGCTTAAAACCTGAACATCCACCTGATGTTTATCGCACTCATGAATTCGATCATTTGGCTCCCAACAATTGGATTCAATCTCCCTGAAGAAGGTATCGCCTTTATACATTTTAGCGCACCCGGAATCCAGATGCTCTAGTCGAATAAAATCGCCACCACCGAATTTTTCTTTGAAATTCGGAATTTCCTTTGGCAAAATATGGGTATGGATATCAATGGTAAACACAGAGCAAAGGTAGGCAGAAAACGAGGTTTATTCGCTTAATTCACCCCAAGCTAATTTTTGAGGGGCAACTACGGGATTAATCCGAAACATTTTTCCACCCGGCAATTCTACATGAAAATCTGTCCAACCGCTACCGGGAATGGAACTTCTAGGATCAGGGCGATAATAATCTGTTGAAATTATCTGTGCGCCACTAGCAACTGCGGCATCCCTATTGGTATAATCTCCGGTTCTGGCCTCATCTGTATCTGAATCACTTCTTGTTCGAACAATAAACCCTTTTGTAACTGCTTCTTGAATTTCAGATTGATCTGAAACCGGGTTATTTAAAATAACAAAGGCGGAATAGTTACTTTGAATATCACCTGCATAGACGAAAGAAACTCTGCCTTCCAAATTTTCGTTTTGCCCGAGGTAAGTATCTACACAAGCACCTTCCATTATAAACACAATTTTACCTCTCATATCCTTTAGCATTGGCCAATTCCCTGCCATAGCCGCATCTCTAAGCGTCGGAAATGTCCCACGAAGTTCATCCGGGGTAAAAACCTTTTCCAAACCACTACCAAAAACTTCCTTAATTTCAGCATCAAAAGCCAAAACTGCTGCCTCATCGTAGGGTATAGCTTGTGTAAAAACCAAACCTGGTACCGGAAAAGGTAATGCAGAAGTTACATAACTAGCCGGAGTTTCATCCTTAGTCTCAATATTTACAAATATCGGAATATGGTTAGGATGTGAGTCACTCCAATCCTTTAAAGCCTGAATGCCCGATTTAAAACTATAGTAATTGGTATTGTAGTCCAAATCGGGTATATGCAACATCTTAAATCCCGGTTGTTGCAACTCCTGGATACCAGAACTAACAGGCTTTTGAACCAAAATATTCCCTTGACGGTTATAAAATTGCCCTCCATTAGGATCATTAAATATATCCAATTCCAATCCTCTTACTTGGTAATCTCCTAGTTGTTCAGGTATTGGTAAATGACTATAATCCCAACCATCCGGATCCAAACTTGAAGGCAATAAGCTTTTTATATTCTGAACAAAGTCAAAAATTGCTGCATCTGTCTTCACTCTATAACTATTATGACTGGCAATAACCTGTATTTCATTCAATCTTAAAAATGAGGTAGAGTCAATTGTTGGCTTTATAACACCATTATTCCCAATGGCATTTATATCTCCTAAGTCGGTCAAACCCTGATCGTGTTTGCATGAAAAGAACAACAAGGTATATAATCCCAAAGCGGAGCATTTCGTAATAATATTCCTATATCTCATTTCTAATTTTTATGCCTCCAAATTAAGAATTTATCAATATATCGGTAACATTAATTTCACATTAAGTCAATCGCCCTCAAATGCAACAATATTGCATTATTTTAAAAACCAATACATTTATCCCGTAAATTTGCGGCTGTGTCAGCTAAAAATCATCAACACGTAACAAAGGAACCAATCCAAAGTGAAAGTTCACATGACCACCATTCCCATAGTCATGAATTGCAACTTCACGATTTACATGAAAAGAAAACCAAATGGGTAGTAATCCTATCTTCCATTACTATGATGATAGAAATTGGAGCTGGATACCTATCTCATTCAATGGCCTTATTAGCCGACGGCTGGCACATGAGTTCCCATGTCCTAGCACTTGGATTAACCTGGATTGCTTATCGGGTCATTAAAAATTGGAAAAAGAAAGGACAACAAACAGGAGAGCATAACAAAGTTTTATCGCTAAGTGGTTATACAAGTGCCGTCATTTTAGCGGTAGTTGGAGGGATGGTATTAATTGAGTCTTTGGAAAGATTAATTAACCCGGAAGTAGTAATTTACGGTGAAGCCATGTTGGTTGCAGGCATTGGATTAATTGTCAACAGTATATCCACATTTATCCTTCACCACGACCATCACCACGGAGATCACAACATTCGAGCAGCATACATGCATGTTTTGGCAGATACTCTTACCAGCGTTTTAGCCATAGTAGCATTATTCCTTGGCAAGACCTTCCAAATAGCCTGGATGGATGCAGTTGCAGGAATAGTTGGGGCGTTGGTTGTATTAAATTGGGCCATTTCTTTGTTAAAATCATCGGCTAAGGATTTATTAAACTATAAATCAAAGCAATAAATATCCAAATCCGGATTTTACCTTTATTAAAAATTCTTAGTTAATAATTTCTTAAACATCCTCAAACGAGGGGTTGGAGCACAGGTACTTTTGTTAGCATCAAGAATTGGACACGTTGTTCAGTTCTTATAACGAAACAAAACCTAATGTCCATGCTACAATTTGATTTACCACAAAACAACGGAACATCATCCATCATTAAAGTTATTGGTGTTGGAGGAGGAGGCAGCAATGCAGTTAATCACATGTTTAAACAAGGTATTAAAGGAGTTGACTTTGTGGTATGCAATACAGATTCTCAAGCCTTAGAAACCTCACCTGTAGAAAGAAAAATACAACTAGGCTCAAGTTTAACCGAAGGGAGAGGTGCAGGAGCAAAACCAGAAGTTGGAAGAAATGCCGCATTAGAAAATATTGAAGATATCAAAAAGATTCTTGGAGATAATACCAAAATGGTTTTTATCACTGCAGGAATGGGCGGTGGTACTGGCACTGGTGCTGCACCAGTGATTGCTGCAACTGCAAAAGAAATGGGCATTCTAACGGTTGGTATAATTACCATTCCTTTCCATTTTGAAGGCCCAAAACGTAAAACCTATGCTGATTCCGGTTTGGAAGAACTAAGCAGAACCGTAGATACGCTCCTGGTTATTAGCAATGAAAAAGTTCGATTGTTGTTTGGTAATTTGAAAATGAGTGAGGCATTTGCCAAAGCTGATGACATTTTAACAACTGCTGCAAAAAGCATTGCTGAATTAATTACCGTAAGTGGTTATATCAACGTAGATTTTGAAGATGTAAAAACCGTAATGACCAACAGCGGGGTTGCAATTATGGGAAGTGGAAAGGCCAGTGGCGCCAACAGAGCTTCAGATGCCGTAAGAAACGCATTGGAATCTCCATTGTTAAACGACAATCATATTACCGGAGCAAGCAATATTCTTCTGTTTATTTCAAGTGGTTCTGAAGAAATAACCATGGATGAAGTTTCAGAAATTACCGATTACATTACCCAACAAGCTGGCACTAATACCGATATCATTTGGGGAAATGGCATCGATGAAACCCTAGGAGATAACATCCTAGTTACGGTAATTGCCACAGGATTTACCAAAAATTCTGAACTAATCAATAGTGTAGCAGCCAAAAAACCTGAAATAATTAAATACAATTTAGGTGCTGAAAAAACCAATTTAAATAGCTTATCCTCTGTATCTCAACCAACTACCACCACTGCAACCAAGGTGGAAATAGTGAAATCAGAAGAAAGTGAAGTTTCCACTAGTTTAAGCAATGAAATTACAGAAACTGTAATTGGAACCATCGAAGTAAAAGAAGTGACCAATACAGTTGAAGAAACAATTAATGAATTAGAAACCACCGACGATTTCAACTTTTCTTTAAAAACAACAGATTCCAATCCAACAGCAATCGAATCTGGTGATAAAATTGTTTATTCATTAACTGATGAAAAGCCTCAAGTTACACCAACCTCATCTAATGAAGTTGATGAAAAAATGAGAATTCACAAAGAAAGAGTTGAACGTTTAAAAGCATTCAATTTCCAACACTTCAATCAAAGAGGACCAAAAGGAATTGATGATTATGAAAAAGAACCGGCTTACAAAAGGAAAAATATGAATTTAGAGAATGTACCTCATTCTTCTGAAAACGTTCAAGGAAAAATGAGTCTAGGTGTGGATGAAAATAACCAAGCTACCTTTGGACAAAATAATTCTTTTTTACACGGCTCTGTAGATTAAGGTATCCAAAATGATTTAAGAAGGCGGATTATTCCGCCTTTTTTATTAACTAAAACTTCCAGAAGAATTCTATCTTTACCTTACATTTTTCCCTAAACGTTAACCGATTAAATGAAAAACTTAGGTCTTACCCTCTTAATGCTATTAATTGCAGGCATTGGTTTAGCTCAAAAAAAGCCATATATGCCTAAAACGAGCACTTTTGAACCAACTTACTTCCCTCCCATCCCAGATTATGCCAATCCAACCAGTTGGGCAAGTTTACCTACTATAAAAGACTTAGCAGATACAGTTCCTAGCACTGAATTGCAAAACAACCAGAATACTGCGCAAGTAGATGTCTTTTATATTCACCCAACAACTTATGTGGAAAAACCAAACGGAAAACATAGTTGGAATGCTGATT
This genomic stretch from Bacteroidia bacterium harbors:
- a CDS encoding outer membrane protein assembly factor BamA, with product MNVDLEKPVNKLSSLFFFLLGLVFLGGNLSTLAQGDGKSPTGTVEYSKPKEYEIGGINIEGTKHLDKNVLKLLSGLSEGERIQVPGDKLAKAIENLWKQGLFSDVKILVTKIQGSFIFLEIAVTERPRLRNYSFTGVKKSDQDDIRDKVKLVKGKVVTDNLIMATTNTIKEFYFDKGHSNCKVTIKEVPDSSTPNSVDLKIYISKGKKVKIKFIEIDGNSLVADKKLKRSMKDTKEMKWWRVWAASKYLSKKYADDKEKL
- a CDS encoding isoprenyl transferase; protein product: MEQDLKAQIDLKRLPRHIAIVMDGNGRWAKKQGRIRTFGHENGVRSVRETTEACAELGVEYLTLYAFSTENWNRPKFEVNALMKLLVKTIHSETKTLNKNNIRLQAIGNLDSLPTETRKELMQAVENTKNNTRMTLVLALSYSSKWEIIKAVKEVAQAVKNSEISLENITEQLFEKHLCTNGMPDPELMIRTSGEHRISNFLLWQLSYAEFYFTETLWPDFNRAELYEAILDYQNRERRFGKTSEQVK
- a CDS encoding outer membrane beta-barrel protein; translation: MKRIFLIAFLVFPFMLLKAQRTEVGLFGGTSFYLGDLNPKGVFKFSQPAFGIFARYNLNWHWAVKGSVNIGWIKADDAMSSDPAQISRNLSFKSVVADFSATLELNFLRFRPGDTKTPFTPYMFGGICLFKFNPKGTIQDSTYIFSDGVARFVQGGTYALQPLGTEGQNTPDNQLKKYSLTQVGIPFGIGFKMNLTERLLIGLEWGMRKTFTDYLDDVSGNYADPVKLAAQYGAVSAAFSDRTIPDPDEPNVSNIGRQRGNPKTKDWYSFAGLTISYNIKSRPDRCAAYKHTKTKEAY
- a CDS encoding outer membrane beta-barrel protein, translating into MTKRVLLPLLAAIVVGVSLSTETQAQRWKRQRYEASFILGASNFLGELGGANQIGTNYYKDLEIAMTRYVLGVGMRYKLTEFTALRGQLLYARLRGEDRLTQEKYRNNRNLMFRSPVVELDIQLEFSWMRESIGSRYKVRRVKGRGKKGSEVYFYGFVGIGGMWFNPRGKLDGKWYSLRPLHTEGQTLVDSRPAYSPVQLVIPYGLGVRYNVNKQISIGMEYGIRKTFTDYIDDVSTTYFDKSMLRDQFGDASADLSDPSLGTKINYAGDVYHASPDGIENCQTCPNQQRGDPTDLDSYMFLNFSVNYRLKSTRKGLPKF
- a CDS encoding gliding motility lipoprotein GldH; protein product: MRKWLILSSCTFVLLGSCRNPAMFDENQEIEGSQWKIAQKPKFSVVIEDTLQNTDVYLNLRNSSCYPYNNIFLFVNTTFPNGKQAKDTLECILANEKGQWLGDGLGDIWDNRILFKKNVRFPQKGTYTFEIEQAMRVDPLPCILDVGWRLEKR
- the mtgA gene encoding monofunctional biosynthetic peptidoglycan transglycosylase; translation: MKKYFQKGWNYLWKGLLLFFVSTTLVTIIYRFVPIPLTPLMVIRLVEQGFNGEPLKLKKDWVSYEEISHHMPLAVVASEDQLFLDHYGFDLKAIEKAIKNNKKKRKKTIKGGSTISQQTAKNVFLWQGRTWLRKGLEVYFTLLIETFWSKERILEVYLNVIEMGNGIYGVEAASETYFHKHASNLNAGECAAIAAILPNPRKWSPKKPNGYISRRKSWILRNMRNIEILEFEEESTKE
- a CDS encoding amidohydrolase, translated to MFTIDIHTHILPKEIPNFKEKFGGGDFIRLEHLDSGCAKMYKGDTFFREIESNCWEPNDRIHECDKHQVDVQVLSTIPVMFSYWAKPVDGLEISRFLNNHIAEIVRANPKRFVGLGTIPMQDPGMASKELKRCMEIGLRGVQIGSNVNQENLNEPKFYPVWEMAEKMGAAIFIHPWEMMGETEMKKYWLPWLVGMPAETSRAICSLLFGGVLEKFPKLKLAFAHGGGSFPATLGRIEHGFHCRPDLVAIDNPTNPRKYLERIYFDSLVHDPKTLEFLVEMVGFKKVCLGSDYPFPLGEEVPGSMIKKMAFTTEEKEWLLHKTALEWLGMDKSQFLP
- a CDS encoding phosphatidylinositol-specific phospholipase C1-like protein produces the protein MRYRNIITKCSALGLYTLLFFSCKHDQGLTDLGDINAIGNNGVIKPTIDSTSFLRLNEIQVIASHNSYRVKTDAAIFDFVQNIKSLLPSSLDPDGWDYSHLPIPEQLGDYQVRGLELDIFNDPNGGQFYNRQGNILVQKPVSSGIQELQQPGFKMLHIPDLDYNTNYYSFKSGIQALKDWSDSHPNHIPIFVNIETKDETPASYVTSALPFPVPGLVFTQAIPYDEAAVLAFDAEIKEVFGSGLEKVFTPDELRGTFPTLRDAAMAGNWPMLKDMRGKIVFIMEGACVDTYLGQNENLEGRVSFVYAGDIQSNYSAFVILNNPVSDQSEIQEAVTKGFIVRTRSDSDTDEARTGDYTNRDAAVASGAQIISTDYYRPDPRSSIPGSGWTDFHVELPGGKMFRINPVVAPQKLAWGELSE
- a CDS encoding cation diffusion facilitator family transporter → MSAKNHQHVTKEPIQSESSHDHHSHSHELQLHDLHEKKTKWVVILSSITMMIEIGAGYLSHSMALLADGWHMSSHVLALGLTWIAYRVIKNWKKKGQQTGEHNKVLSLSGYTSAVILAVVGGMVLIESLERLINPEVVIYGEAMLVAGIGLIVNSISTFILHHDHHHGDHNIRAAYMHVLADTLTSVLAIVALFLGKTFQIAWMDAVAGIVGALVVLNWAISLLKSSAKDLLNYKSKQ
- the ftsZ gene encoding cell division protein FtsZ, which produces MLQFDLPQNNGTSSIIKVIGVGGGGSNAVNHMFKQGIKGVDFVVCNTDSQALETSPVERKIQLGSSLTEGRGAGAKPEVGRNAALENIEDIKKILGDNTKMVFITAGMGGGTGTGAAPVIAATAKEMGILTVGIITIPFHFEGPKRKTYADSGLEELSRTVDTLLVISNEKVRLLFGNLKMSEAFAKADDILTTAAKSIAELITVSGYINVDFEDVKTVMTNSGVAIMGSGKASGANRASDAVRNALESPLLNDNHITGASNILLFISSGSEEITMDEVSEITDYITQQAGTNTDIIWGNGIDETLGDNILVTVIATGFTKNSELINSVAAKKPEIIKYNLGAEKTNLNSLSSVSQPTTTTATKVEIVKSEESEVSTSLSNEITETVIGTIEVKEVTNTVEETINELETTDDFNFSLKTTDSNPTAIESGDKIVYSLTDEKPQVTPTSSNEVDEKMRIHKERVERLKAFNFQHFNQRGPKGIDDYEKEPAYKRKNMNLENVPHSSENVQGKMSLGVDENNQATFGQNNSFLHGSVD